A window of Cyclopterus lumpus isolate fCycLum1 chromosome 10, fCycLum1.pri, whole genome shotgun sequence genomic DNA:
GCGCAGAGTGGAATGCATGAGTGTAAACACCAGTTCGCGTTAGAGAAGTGGAACTGTCCGGAAAACACGCTCCAACTGTCCACACACAACGGCCTTCGAAGTGGTAAGATATTAATATCCATACGTCTGTATCATATGCTGAGAGGCAGCAGTAGGGTGGAGAGCTCGCGAGTTCAAATCCAGCAACTGTCAGCTTTGCTGAAGCGCTTTTAATTAGTTAATTGCTCCACCGCGGAGAGGGGGGTGCTATAACCGAGTGTGACCTCAACCGAGGCTGGAACCACATTAATAAAACACCAAACATACCCAAAATTATTCTCCTATTCAAGTCCTGCACTGCCTTTTACGCACGGTTTACGCGCCTGTTACGCACAGTCTTTGAGTGCATGCCTTTGCGCATTTATGGACCCAAATTGGAATCGCAAACTTAATCGTTGTGATTCGGTTTCTTTTTCGCTGATTGCAGCCACGAGGGAGACGTCTTTTGTCCACGCCATCAGCGCGGCAGGAGTGATGTACACGCTCACCAAGAACTGCAGTATGGGAGACTTTGACAACTGCGGCTGTGATGACTCCAGAattagacagacaggtacatttCTAGGATTTGCACATCTAATAGACATGTCTGTTTAATAGACATGTCCGGTCTATTAAAACATGTCTTTTTGTTCTGAGAACTGAATGTGCCTTTTTGAATCCCCAGGTGGCAGGGGCTGGATTTGGGGAGGCTGCAGTGATAACGTTGCTTTCGGAGAGAAGATCTCCAAACAGTTTGTGGACGCGTTGGAAGGTGGGCACGACTCCCGGGCAGCAGTCAATCTACATAACAACGAGGCAGGCAGACTGGTGAGATGAGAATGGAATATTGTTCGGAACTGGAGTTTGTTATTGCTTTTTATGGGCTATGTAAACATGTATGCAGAGTAAAAGTGATGTATTTTCTCGGTGGAATTCAAGCACGAGTTCAAATCCAAGAAGGAGAAAGTCGTGTCGGTTTGATCATTTATGTTCTAACACTGTCGCTCTCTTGACAGGCTATCAAAGCTACCATGAGGAAAGCATGCAAGTGCCACGGGGTGTCTGGGAGCTGCAGCATCCAAACCTGCTGGATGCAGCTGGCCGACTTCAGAGAGGTGGGCAACTACCTGAAGGTGAAGCACGAGCACGCGAAGAAGCTGGAGATGGACAAGAAGCCGGCGCGGGCTGGGAACAGCGCGGACAACCGAGGGGCCATCGCGCACGCTTTTCGGAGCATCGCTCGCACGGCGCTCATTTACCTGGAGGACTCCCCGGACTACTGCGTCAAGAACCGGAGCCGGGGGTTCCCAGGCACCGAGGGGCGGGAGTGTCTTAAGGGGAACAAGAGCGTGTCCCAGTGGGAGAGAAAGAGCTGCCGCCGGCTGTGCTACGAATGCGGCCTGAGAGTGGTGGAGAAGCGCATTGAGGTCGTCAGCAGCTGCAACTGCAAGTTCCACTGGTGCTGCACGGTGAGGTGCGACAAGTGCACGCACGTTGTGACCAAATATTACTGTGCGCGTAAAGAAGGCGGAAGGAAACCAAACAATAAA
This region includes:
- the LOC117737917 gene encoding protein Wnt-8a-like, producing the protein MGPLHLLPTVVLSMCCHAPFALAWTVNNFLMTGPKAFLTYAGSVQVGAQSGMHECKHQFALEKWNCPENTLQLSTHNGLRSATRETSFVHAISAAGVMYTLTKNCSMGDFDNCGCDDSRIRQTGGRGWIWGGCSDNVAFGEKISKQFVDALEGGHDSRAAVNLHNNEAGRLAIKATMRKACKCHGVSGSCSIQTCWMQLADFREVGNYLKVKHEHAKKLEMDKKPARAGNSADNRGAIAHAFRSIARTALIYLEDSPDYCVKNRSRGFPGTEGRECLKGNKSVSQWERKSCRRLCYECGLRVVEKRIEVVSSCNCKFHWCCTVRCDKCTHVVTKYYCARKEGGRKPNNKTKRRHRARGP